The following coding sequences are from one Methanohalophilus halophilus window:
- a CDS encoding cobalamin B12-binding domain-containing protein: MQLSNTIPEKCTTMGRFLYTNCNTLSENVIERQYARQPELAAKYGKKGKKLSLQDCRYHIFYLGEAICIHSKPLFLDYMQWVKVLMHNLGIPEKYLITNLQIIKEIVSENIAENQFTKEEADIIHEYLDAGLMVFEKKENDTVSYIDRNAYYGKLAGKYIDLLIEGKKNAASDLIFSALEKGATIEDIYLNIFQPSQYEVGRLWQTNGISVAKEHYITASTQHIMSRLYPEMISQGNKDRTVVATCIGNELHELGVRMVADFFEMDGWNSYYLGANTPAESIIQTVNDTNAQVVIVSATLSINVHKLKALVQELRNSKDLENTTIMVGGHPFNIDPELWKKVGADLNAPDAKQSLALANELFE; the protein is encoded by the coding sequence ATGCAACTCAGTAATACAATACCTGAAAAATGTACAACAATGGGCCGATTCTTGTACACTAATTGTAACACTCTTTCAGAAAACGTTATCGAAAGACAATATGCCCGACAACCCGAATTGGCTGCAAAGTATGGCAAAAAAGGAAAGAAACTGTCCTTGCAGGATTGTAGATATCACATATTCTACCTGGGAGAGGCTATCTGTATTCATAGTAAACCTCTATTCCTGGATTACATGCAATGGGTCAAAGTTTTGATGCATAACCTAGGAATTCCGGAAAAATACCTGATCACAAACTTGCAGATTATAAAAGAAATTGTTTCCGAAAACATTGCTGAAAACCAGTTTACAAAGGAAGAAGCAGATATTATACATGAATATCTCGACGCTGGATTAATGGTATTTGAAAAAAAAGAAAATGATACAGTATCTTATATTGATCGAAATGCATATTATGGTAAATTAGCAGGCAAATATATTGACCTGCTTATTGAAGGAAAAAAGAATGCTGCATCCGATCTAATTTTCAGTGCTCTTGAAAAAGGAGCGACTATAGAAGATATCTATCTTAATATATTCCAGCCTTCACAATATGAAGTGGGAAGACTCTGGCAAACCAACGGGATAAGCGTTGCCAAAGAACACTATATTACTGCTTCAACTCAACACATTATGTCCCGGCTTTATCCAGAAATGATTTCACAGGGTAATAAGGATAGGACCGTTGTGGCTACCTGCATAGGGAATGAATTACACGAATTGGGCGTGAGAATGGTTGCAGACTTTTTTGAGATGGATGGCTGGAATAGTTATTACCTGGGAGCAAATACGCCTGCAGAAAGTATCATCCAGACAGTTAATGATACAAATGCACAGGTTGTTATTGTTTCTGCTACCCTTTCAATCAATGTTCATAAGCTAAAAGCATTGGTTCAGGAATTAAGGAATTCAAAAGACCTGGAAAATACAACCATCATGGTAGGTGGGCATCCATTCAATATCGATCCCGAATTATGGAAAAAGGTAGGAGCGGATCTCAATGCTCCGGATGCAAAACAGTCCCTGGCACTTGCAAATGAATTATTTGAATAA
- a CDS encoding ATP-binding protein produces the protein MDDNEIYNEISQLNNELVNTQRDLVKTNKSLEYQIERFKVTLQNIADPVIVTDENFNITLVNQKTLSFIGSKRDIINKPIDEVLQFKEITSNSENVVFTVPQQKNIFPLQNKEILLVLKEQEPFFVELSISAIEEKPGKTNGYVVVIHSIAERKKIEMQQTEIKDFLQVINRILRHDILNHLNVIQMATYLSEKKGDFTYLGKVMKSVEASIKLVNDMKNLEYTVSKGGELAVYEAREIIEEVSSYYPIQFNISGNGKIVADEAFRSAIDNLIRNAINHGKTEKMDIVISPNKDYCEISVRDYGTGMEKDILDKIFDENFKAGSTGNTGIGLHIVKKVIERYGGNIRVESELGEGTTFTLKVPSQN, from the coding sequence ATGGATGACAACGAAATCTACAACGAAATTTCGCAGTTGAATAATGAGTTAGTAAATACTCAACGTGATCTTGTAAAGACAAACAAAAGTCTGGAATATCAAATAGAGAGATTCAAAGTCACGCTCCAAAATATTGCAGATCCCGTTATTGTGACAGATGAGAATTTTAATATCACATTGGTTAATCAAAAAACACTCTCTTTTATCGGTAGTAAACGGGACATCATCAACAAACCAATAGATGAAGTGTTGCAATTTAAAGAGATAACATCAAATTCTGAAAATGTTGTATTTACAGTACCACAGCAGAAAAATATATTTCCATTACAGAATAAAGAAATATTACTGGTTCTGAAAGAGCAGGAACCGTTTTTTGTAGAACTCAGTATTTCTGCAATTGAGGAGAAACCCGGAAAAACAAATGGGTATGTAGTGGTAATTCATTCTATTGCTGAAAGAAAAAAAATAGAGATGCAACAAACTGAGATCAAAGATTTTTTGCAGGTAATCAATCGAATATTGCGCCATGATATATTGAATCACCTCAACGTGATTCAGATGGCAACATACCTGTCAGAAAAAAAAGGTGATTTTACTTATCTGGGCAAAGTCATGAAATCTGTAGAAGCCAGTATAAAATTGGTCAATGACATGAAAAATCTGGAGTATACGGTATCCAAAGGGGGTGAACTTGCAGTATATGAAGCTCGTGAAATAATAGAAGAAGTAAGTTCCTATTACCCTATCCAGTTCAATATTAGTGGTAATGGGAAGATTGTAGCTGATGAGGCCTTCCGTTCTGCAATTGACAATCTGATTCGAAACGCCATTAACCACGGCAAAACAGAAAAAATGGATATCGTGATATCTCCTAACAAAGACTATTGTGAGATCAGTGTTAGGGATTACGGGACGGGGATGGAAAAAGATATCCTTGACAAAATATTTGATGAAAATTTCAAGGCTGGAAGTACCGGGAATACTGGAATTGGTTTGCACATTGTAAAAAAAGTTATTGAAAGGTACGGGGGTAATATCAGGGTGGAAAGTGAATTAGGAGAAGGAACGACATTTACACTAAAGGTGCCATCACAGAACTAA